GAGTATTGTTCCAACAAACGAACCGCCTGATGCCTGATCGAACGCTCAATGGCATTACGAACGTATCTGGCGTTACTGAACGCATGCAGCGAATCATTTTTTTCCTGAAGCAAATGTTGTTTTAGCTTGAGTATGGTCTGCGGCATTAGAATATAGTCACGCTCTTTGGCCATAATCTCAGAGATTTGAATCAACTGATCAATGCTATAGTCTGGAAACTCCACTTGAATGGGAAAGCGGGAAGGTAATCCGGGATTGGTCTGAAGAAAAAAATCAATCTCATCTGAATAACCAGCCAATATGAGAATAAACTGATTTTTGTTATCTTCCATTGATTTTACAAGCGTATCAATAGCTTCCTTGCCAAAATCCTTCTCTCCCCCGCGGGCCAAACTGTAAGCTTCATCAATGAACAATATCCCACCGAGTGCCTTCTTAACCAGATCTCTTGTTTTCTGCGCCGTGTGACCGATATATTCTCCAACCAGATCTGCACGCTCTACTTCAATAAGATGACCTTTACTCAACACACCCATCTTCTGAAAGAGTTTGGCAACGATCCTCGCCACGGTGGTCTTACCGGTTCCCGGATTACCTTTGAAGATCATATGATACACGTGCGCACCACTAATTAAGCCTGCTTCGGTACGCATCTGAGCAATCTGTAGGAAAGCATAGATCTCAAACACCAAGTCTTTGATATTTTCAAGTCCAACCAGTTGCTCCAATTCACCCTGTATCTCCTGGAAGTGAGCATGTTTGGTTATACTCTTGGCTGCCTGTACTGCCGCTGCTTCATCTTTGACCAACATCTGAGGTTCCTGGTTACGCAACACAATATTAATTTGTCTGGATGGTCTGCCTCCTGGTTGCTCTCCTGCAGCCATGACCCGTCCGTTCATTCGCCATCACCTCTATTTTATCGGGCTGAACTCTCCTGATTATTAATGTATTCTATCAGGTGCTCCAATATTAGAAGGATCATGAAGAATTCTACGGAAATTAGATGTCTCAAATCTGAATGTTTTTTCGAAACTCTCCGTTCTCAAACAAACTCGGCCTATGCTTCAGTGATAACTGAAAGTATGGGAATACATGTGCATCAATGGCATGCAGCAGTTCCTTAGCCGTCTTGTTAGCCAAGTCATAATCACCCGTTGTAATATGCTTCCGTGACAGTGCGTCTTCAAGCTCATCTTCATCCAGCAAAAATACTTCTCCATCTTTCAGTACAACGACATCCAGATACAGGTCATCAAACCAAGGAACACCCTGATCGGTTATCCCCTGACTACGACATGTATCAATGTACCACTCTACAATCCGTTCCTGATCGTCAAACATCGCCGTAACAACAAAGTGCTCTCCCTTCGGATAGTATTGCAGCCAGGAATAACCTTTATCTGCGATACAGAAGGTACTGCCTCCATAAGTTTTCCACAGAGGTTCTTTCAAATCCTGTATGGTGTACAACGTAATATAACCTGTGAAAATTTTGGATTGAACGAACCGGCATGTGAATTGTCGGTTCGTAATCCGGCGCCAGTTCGCGCGATCCCCGAATTTCCGTTTCATACGAACCCCTCTTTGCCGACTACAGGTCCGTGACCTGCTCTGATGTTATTGGTGAACAATGTAATAACGTCCGCCTGATGGATTCCAGCGCTCTGGGCCCGCCCTTGCACAACGTATTACGAATAGTTACAGCTTACCATATTTAAGGTTTACACTCAAAATCAAGCTTTGTCACACCTATTCATCAAATCAGCTTCCATTACAGTTGGTTCTGTATAACACAAAAAAACTGCTTCACCGGTTTCCCGGGAAGCAGTTTTTTCAATGTAGCTATAATGTAGCTATTTAGTGATTCATTGGCTTAGCCGCCGGTTCCAGCTTGGGAATCTGCAGGTGCATCTGTCCCTCCAGTATCCCCACTTGTTCCGCTGTCCGGAGTTACAACCTCGCCTGGCGTTGTTACGGCCCCATCATCGGGACCTTCACCATTTCCGCCAGGATCTGTTGTGCCCTGACCAGGTGGGGTCGTATTGCCTTCCCCAGGTTGACCGTTTCCGCCGTTATTACCACCGTTGCCATTGTTTCCGTTATTACCATTACCATTTCCGTTGTTGCCATTTTCATTTCCATTACCGTTATTACCGTTCGAGTTGCCATTATCCGGTGAACCATTGTCCGGATTCTCCGTACCTGGCTGCTCAGGATCTATCTCTGTTCCAGGGTCTATACCAGGATCAGGTTCCTCCGGCGGCACTTCCTGCGCTTCAATCATCAAGGAGATGGTGTTGGAAGGATCCGTCTCAAGTCCTGATGCCAAGTCGTAAGCTGTCACATAGTACTCATAGGTTAGACCAGGCAACGCACTTAAATCTTGTGCATTGGTCGCTCCTATTGCATCAATGAGATGAGTGAACTGGGCTTCAGATGTTTCTTTCCGATAAATCCGATATTGCGTACTCGCGTCACCCGTTCCAGTCCAACTCAGGGAGACGGTTTGTGCATTTGGATCGTATGATCCACTCAGCCCACTAACGGACAGAGCCGGCTTTTCCGGTTCTTCTACTGGCGGAGGTGCCTGCCCTCCAGCTGGTGCTTTGAATTGCTTCACTGGAACACCTTTTAATGCATCTCCCATGACTTTGGCAAAGAAAGCTGCTGACAGCTTACTGCTGTTCTTAAGCATATGATTAGCATCCGGATTGTCATAGCCCATCCAGACTGCGGCAGTCCATTCCGGGGTGTATCCAACAAACCATACATCACGGTTGGCACTGTTGCCAGAGATACCACTTTGAACAGTTCCTGTTTTACCCGCTACCGGACGATCCAGACGCGCTGAACGTCCCGTACCGTCATTAACAACGTTCTGTAGCATCTGTGTAAGCTGATACGCATTTTGCTCACTCATGACACGCGTTGTGTCCGAGTTATCGTGTTTGTACGTGGTTTTGCCTGCGCTATCCTTAATTTCCTTAATCGAATAGGCTTGACGGTATTCTCCGAGGTTGGCAAATGCACTATAGGCTTGCGCCATTTCCAGTGTATTTGTACCTTTACTTAGGCCACCGAGGGCAATCGCCAAGTTTTTGTCTTCATCTGTCAGCTGTATGCCTACACTCTTGGCAAAATTAATGCCTGTGTTAACGCCTATTTTATCAAGCAACCAAACCGCAGGAATATTCTCCGACTTCGTAATGGCTTCCGTCATACTGATCGTTGAAGAATATCCATGCAAGTTACCAGGACAGTAGTTACCAAAACATTGCTTCGCATTACTCAGCGACGAATTGGCACTGTAATTTCCTGATTCAAGCGCAGGTGCATAAGACACAATCGGTTTAAAAGCTGAACCTGGTTGTCTTCGACTCTGCGTTACACGGCTATAACCTTTAGTCTGATAATCCCGTCCACCCAGGAGGGCAACGAGACTGCCATTCTCGTGGTTCATGATAACCATGGAGCCTTGGACCTGTTGATCATCTTTGCTTGCCTCGAACAGACTATCATCCGTGAAGGCAGTTTCCATGGCTGTTTGAGCCTGAGCATCCATGGTTGTATAGATTTTGTATCCACCGATATTCAGATCATCTTCCGTTTTGCCTGTTACACGTTCAGCTTCACGGAGCACATAATCAATAAAGGCTTGATATTTCTGATCTTTTTCTGGTCGCTTGTAGTTATAATCTACCTCTTTAGCTTTATCCATCTCTTCCTTCGTGATGTAGCCTTGTTCATACATTAGCTGGAGTACAACACCACGACGTGCCTTGGAATCGTTCGGATTGCTCACCGGATTGTAGGCAGAAGGCCCCTTGGGCATCGCGGCGAGTGTGGCAATTTCCCACAATTCAAGATTATTCAGATCTTTTTTTCCAAAATAAAATTCAGATGCCGCTTTAATCCCGTAACGCTGATGACCGAAGAAAATCCGGTTCAGGTACATCGTCAGGATTTCGTCTTTTGTGTACTTGCGCTCTAATGCCATGGCAATCGATACTTCCGTTGCTTTACGGAAGAACGTTTTGTCACGGGATAAGAACATGTTCTTGGCAAGCTGTTGGGTTAGTGTACTACCACCTTCCACCATGGAACGAGCCATGACGTCCTTAACCGCCGCACGCCCAATGGACCAGATATCCACACCTTGGTGATCATAGAAGCGTTTATCCTCCGTCGCAACAAAGGCTTGCTTCACCAGCTCAGGAATATCGTCTTCTTTGACGGGGTCCAGCTTCTGAATGGATAGCTCCCCCATTAATTGGCCATTGCGATCATATACTTTTGAAGTTTCATTAATTGTGGTTTTGTCCTTATTGGCTTTGAGCAGATTTTCACCACTCACCATAATAAATAAATATCCGCCTAGTGCACAGAATATGGCGATTGCCATTGTGAAAAATAGTGTCCATCCAACGCGTTTACCCGTAATTTTTTTCTTTTTAGAGGTCTTTGGCTTCGCTTTTTTGGGTGACTTATTATTGTTGTTGCGATTGTTAGACCTCGACAACGGATCGTTTGGCATGTTACCTCCTGACTCCCTTTCGGTTGCATAATTTCTAATCGTCTGTAGGCTCAGGCATATATTAAACATATTTTGCCCGGAATGAAAAGAACAACCCTTTATTCAGGTTGCTCTGTTTCAATACCTATACTTGTAGACGAAATGGTTGGTGAAAAGGTTTCGTAATTTTTTTAAGCTTCGCCGCTGTTATCTTGCTGCATCAGCGATACGCTGCGTTGCGGCGTGAACGTGGAGATGGCATGCTTGTAGACCATTTGCTGGCGTCCGTCGCTGTCAATGACGATCGTAAAATTGTCAAATGCCTTGATCGTCCCGCGGATTTGGAAGCCGTTGGTCAGATAGACCGTAGCAGGAATATTTTCTTTCCGCAGTTGGTTCAAGAACGTATCTTGGATGTTGATGGACTTGTTCATTAGCCGTACCCCCATTGGTTCATTTGAATTCGTGTTCAGTTAATATTCAATATCGCTGAGTAGCTTTCGTGCTATTATATCATGAACAGTTTCATATAATCCACAAAAACCCCTTGTCTGCTATTTTACCCCCATTCTTAGCGAGGTGAACAAATAGAAGACTTATCCATTATACACCGCTTGTCTGTTTTGCAAAAGAGGGACAAATTCTTCATTTTAAAGCACATTTATTCGTTGTTTGCTGAATACTTAATCTCTACCATCTGTTCTAGTGATAAATAAAAACCTCTATCCTTTTGATGACCAGAAGGTAGAGGTTTACATATCTTGATCTAATCGATGCCTGTCAGAAGAATACTAACAATCGCTCAAATCAATCAAATTTTTGTGTAATCAATTCACTAATCTGCTTGTATTTCCCTTCAAAATCTTGGGTATCCGTCATGTCCACCCATTCAATATCCTTCATATGGCGGAACCAGGAAAGCTGGCGTTTGGCAAACCGACGCGTATCCCTCTTCAACCACTCAACCGCAGCTTCCCAACTCACTTCCCCTTGCAGGAACGCTGCAATCTCCTTATATCCCAACCCTTGCATGGAAATATGACCTCTGTCCACTCCGCGTTCCAACAAGGATTTCACCTCATCTACCAGACCTTGTTCGATCATCAGATCAATCCGCTCTTCTACCCGGGCGTACAACTTCTGCCGATCCATTGTCAAACCAACAATAAGAAGGTCATAAGGCGACTCTTTCTTCTGTACTGCCAGCTGATCAGACCACTTCTCTCCAGTGAGGTGATGGATCTCAAGCGCACGTACAATTCGCCGCTGGTCATTCGGATGCAAACGATCCGCACTAACGGGATCAACTTCCCTCAGTCGATCATGAAGGGCCTGAGCTCCATTTAGCTCAGCATAGCTGAATTGTTGCTCCCTGAACGCTTCGTCCGAACCACTATCGGAAAACTGAAAGCCGTAACATACCGATTCCACATACAGACCGGTGCCACCAACAATAAAAGGCATTTTACCGCGTTCATGGATTTCACTAATCAATCGAGTACAACTCTCCTGAAACTCGGCCACAGAATACGGATACTCCGGTTCATGGATATCAATGAGATGATGAGGTACACCCTTCATTTCTTCAGAGGTAATCTTGGCTGTTCCGATATCCATTTCACGATATACCTGCATCGAATCGCCTGAGATAATCTCACAATTGAAAGCTTGTGCAAGCTCAATGCTCATTCTTGTTTTACCTACTGCTGTTGGTCCAACCAACACAAGCAGTTTAGGTTTTGGTTTAACTTCCACTTTCAACATTAATCACTCCGTACAGGGTTTTTGCATTCGCCCGATCAAGTATTTCAAATCCGAGCCTGTCAAACTCCGCGCTGCCGCGCTTTTCTTTCATGACTACACGTTTACGGGCAACCCGTTTCGCTTCCATAATGCTCTGTTCATCCAGCGCGTGAGCATTTGCATAATCTCGCAAGGGCTGTATAGCACTTGAATCCATCATTGGCTCACGGAACATGGGGTCAAAATATACGGTGTCACAGCTTCGATCCGGCATGGAACGCAGCAACTCAAGATGATTTGCATGATGCAGCTCAATACGCCGGAAAGCTTCATTTACCGCTGGCTTGATCGTCTCATATTGAGACATCCCCTCCACTAATAGTGTATATAGCGGAAGAGAACTCTCACATGCAATCACCCGTCCACTTTTGCCCACTGCAACCGAGAACACCAGTGCATCCGTGCCCAGTCCGGCTGTACAATCGATGATGGTATCCCCTTCATTCACCGCCCCCGCCTCCAGCAGTGGATCAGGTTCTCCTCGCAATATACGTTTGGCACGAACAAATCCCATGCTGGGGTGGAACTCCAGCAACGGTGAATCCTTCCGAAATAGACGCACTTTACCCTGGAGTACAACCAGAACCTCCTCCGCCTCATAGTGTTCAATCATCATGGGCAGAGACATTTTATTACGGCGCACGTAAGTACCCCCTGTTGTTTCAGCAAGGTTTCGGGCCCGCTCCACAAGTAAAGCCGCTTCCTTTTCACCGGTTGTAATATACATAGATTCCTCCTAAATAGCTACATAACACGTTTGAACAATTTTTCCAGATCATATATTGAAAATGAAATCACAATCGGGCGCCCATGTGGACAAGTGTAGGGCTGACGACATGAACCCAGACGCTGAATTAGCACTTCTGCTTCCTGATCCGTCAGCTTTTGGTTCGCTTTGATGGACGCCTTGCAGGAGCACATGATCGATGCAGCTTCTCGCATCTTGGCGACATCTATGCTGCGTTCACTCAACACCCACTCGGACATTTCTTCGATAATGTCTTTCTCGTCCCCTTTGGGGAACCAGAATGGATGGGAGCGCACACGGAACGTCTGTCCACCGAAATGCTCCAAATATACACCCGCCTGTTCGAACCAGGCCAGCCTTGTTTTCAGCTTTTCCGTCTCTGAAGGTGTAAACTCCAGCGTAATAGGCAGCAGTAACTCTTGTGAGGCCTGGGCAGGGTTACCAAATTTCTCGTAATAGTACTCATAATTTACGCGTTCATGAGCAGCATGTTGATCAATTAAGTACAAACCTTGGTCATTTTGCGCGATCAAATACGTACCATGATGCTGTCCGATCAGACTCAGCTCCGGAAATTCAGGCATGGATGCATCTGATTTAATGGCAGCAGCAAGTTTAGTGGCATCAGGCAGACCTGAGGTTTTCCACGTCCGTTCACCTCTTGCAATCGAAGACGGGTTGTAGGTTGACCGAGCTTCCCTAACCGGTGAATTTACGGATTCGGAGCGATACGTAGCTGGTTTACCTTCAGCCAACGGTTTTTCTGTTGCTCCACGATCCCCACCATCTTGAGAAGAGAGGTCAGATTTGGGAACAGTTTCGGTAGAACTTGTACTTGTACTTGAACTTGTACTTACATCCTTAGTGCCTTCTTGCACGTTAACGGATGTCTGCCCCCCGTCATGACTAGCAACCTTCTGCAAAATATCCCCGTTCCAACTTTCTAACTGCACAGGGGGGTGTGTAATCTCAGGTGGAGCTTCGGGCAAAGGCACCGACTGCCCCTGTTCAGATACTGACTCTCCTGTGGTCACATCAGCCGGAGCATCCAAATCCAGATCATCATCTTCGGTAGCCAACTTCAGCGGTTCAGCAGTAGGTTTCCCGAGTGGACCTTGTTGACCATATCCTTCTGCATCAGATGCATCTTTCAGCGGACCACGTGGAAAGAGGAATTGCTCCTGAATAAAGGAGCTATCGTCCCCACGTCGAATCTGCTGTTTTTTGACCTGTGGAATCAATACCTCCTGCCGGAGTATCCCCCGCAACGTCGTCTCTATAAATTCATACAGTTCTGGTTCCTTGCTGAAGCGAACCTCCAACTTGGCCGGATGCACGTTCACATCCACAAGAGAGGGGTGCATCTCCAACTGCACCACGACAAGTGGGAAGCGATTAATGGGCAGCAAGGTATGGTAAGCTTTGAGAATCGCCTGATTGAGACCGTAATTGCGAACAAATCGCCCATTAACAATCGTTGACATACCATTACGATTCGCTCGTGTCCATTCTGGCAGGCTGATCAGCCCGCTCACCCGGTAATCCAGACTTTCACCCTGGATGGGAAGCATCGCTTTCGCTGCACTTGTCCCATAGATCGCTGCAACCACTTGCAGCAGATCGCCGTTGCCCAACGTCTGAAGCAACACATTCTCATTATGGCGCAGTCGGAACGAAATGTTTGGGTGAGACATCGCCATCCGGTATAGGACATCTGAAATATGTCCCAGTTCCGTCTGGATCGTTTTCATATATTTGAGTCTGGCTGGTGTATTGTAAAATAGTTCTCTCACTGCAAAATCTGTACCTTGGGGTGAGGTTGCATCTTCATGAGAGACAAGGTTCCCGCCTTCAATCGCGATGCGGCGCCCCCGCCCGTCATTACCACTTGCCGATAATACCTCTACCTTGGACACGGCGGCAATACTCGCCAAGGCTTCGCCACGGAATCCAAGACTTGTGATCTGAAACAGATCTCGGCCATGGGCTATTTTGCTGGTCGCATGACGATAAAAGGCGGTTTCCATGTCCTCTGGCTCAATACCTGTACCATTGTCTTTGACACGAATACTGAGGAGGCCCCCCTCTTCCACCGTCACTTCAATCTTGGTGGCGCCTGCATCCACCGAGTTTTCGAGCAACTCTTTGACAACTGAAGCAGGCCGTTCGACCACTTCACCCGCCGCGATCTGGTTGGCAATATGTTCATCAAGCACATGTATTTTCGCCACAGGTTTTCCCCTCCCTTATACTCAGGATAATTGCTGTGCCTTCAATTTGAGATCATTCAATATCTGCATCGCCTGAAGAGGCGTCATATTCATGACATCGATATCTTTCATCGTACGGATGAATTCTCGCGCTGGTTTATCCACCGCAACTACATCCGGTTTCGTTGCCATACTTGGCTCATCATCCCCAAAGATGGACAGTTGAACCACATCCGATTGGCTTGCGCTAGACTGTACTTTGCTGCTGTTTGATTTCTTGGCATGTTGCTTCCCAACCGAATCTTCAATAGAAACTGTGTGATCTGTACTTTCCACATTCTCATGCTCCCGAATCAACGGTGCTGAATCCGTGTGCTGGAATTCTCCACCTTTTAATTTCAAGCCTTCTTCCTGCTTCTCGTTTCCGATATATTCACTGCCCACAGCTACTTGCGCGGCCGCATGTTCGAACCCATGCAATAGTCCATTCGCCCGCTCAATAATGCTATCAGGCAGACCTGCAAGGCGTGCACAATAGATACCATAACTGCTGCTGGCTGCCCCGGCAATCAATTTGCGCAGGAAATTAACTTTGTCACCGCTCTCTTGTACCGCCATGGAGTAGTTGGCCAGCTTATCCAGACTCTCCTCCAGATGAGCAAGTTCATGGAAATGAGTTGATACAAGAGCTTTACAGCCAATAATATCATGTACATATTCAATAACAGACTGAGCAATCGCCATACCTTCACTGGTCGACGTTCCCCGTCCCAATTCATCTATAATAATCAGACTACGTGGTGTGGCTTTGTCCGTCATGACCTGAATGTCGGCCATCTCCACCATGAATGTGCTTTGTCCGCCAATGAGATCATCCGCGGCACCGATCCGTGTGAAAATGCGATCCATGATCGGCACCTCTGCCTGACCGGCAGGTACAAAACAACCCACTTGCGCCAAAATGGAGATTAAAGCAACCTGTCGCATATACGTACTCTTACCAGCCATATTCGGACCGGTAATCAGCAGAATACGTGCCTCTTCCTTGGTCATTGCCGTGTAATTGGCAATAAATGCGCCATCTCGCATGACCGCCTCAACGACCGGATGGCGTCCTTCTTCCACAACCAGATCATAACCGTCGGTCAACGTAGGACGTACAAAGTTTCGCTCAGCACTGATCACCGCAAAAGATTGATACACATCAATTTCCGCTACCTGTTCAGCCAGCTTCTGCAATCTTGCAATCTCTTTGTTCAGCCGCTCGCGCAGCTCTGCGAACAGCCCATACTCAATATCAACCATTTTGTCCTGAGCTTCGAGAATCAGCGTCTCTTTTTCCTTCAACTCCGGCGTAATGTAACGTTCTGCATTGGCAAGTGTCTGTTTACGTTCATAACGTCCCTCTGGCAGCGAGGACAGATTGGACTTGGTGATCTCGATATAATAACCAAACACTTTGTTATATCCAATCTTCAGCGATCGAATGCCTGTCGCCTCACGCTCTCGCGCTTCCAGCTCCGCAATCCACTGCTTCCCGTTAACCGAAGCCTCACGCAATTCATCCAGACGTTCATGATACCCTTCACGAATCAGACCTCCGTCCCTTACCGATACCGGCGGCTCGTCCACAATGGCTTGCCCGATAGCTTCACGCAGATCATTGCAATCATCCATCGTTTCGGCAATATGCTGCAATGTTGCGGAAGATGATCCTGCGCAATGTTGACGAAGTCCTGGGATTTTCTCCAGCGATGATTTGAGCGCATTCAGGTCACGACCATTGGCATTACCAAACGCAATCCGGCCTACCAAACGCTCCAGATCATAGATGTCTTTGAGTTCTGTCCGCAGGTCCTCACGCAATATAAACTGGTTGTACAGCGTATCCACTGCTTCAAGACGCTCATTAATCTTCCCTTTTTGCAACAATGGCTTATCGACCCAGCGACGCAGCATTCTTGCACCCATGGACGTCTCGGTTCGATCAAGTAACCAAAGTAATGAACCTTTTTTGGAGCGTTCACGCACAGTTTCCACCAATTCCAGGTTCCGGCGGGTAAACGGGTCCAAGATCATGTAATGATCGGGCTCATACGTTGAGATTTGAGTTAACTGCCCCAGAGAACGTTTCTGTGTCTCACTCAGATAAGAGAAAAGACGTGCAATGCACGCTTGACGTTCAGGCTCTAATCTTGCCCAGACAGCCTCGCCAAACTGCTGACGGACCAGATCTTCCTTATTCTTTGTCCACGACGTGTAGACCACAGGGCGACCGATTGGAGACGCCTCGGCTTCTACCGTTTCAAGCAGCGCTGCATCCCCCACCAGCTCCGATGGTTCGTAGATGCCGATTTCATCCTTGAGCCATTCCTTGGAATAGGGCACCGATGTCACATACAACTCACCCGTTGACAGATCACAGGCCGCCAGCGCCAGCGTATTTTGATTACCTGTAAGGCACACCATGTAGTTGTTGGATTTGTCCCCCAACGTTTTGCCTTCCATCACCGTTCCGGGTGTAACCACACGTACAATTTCACGTCGTACCATGCCTTTGGTTACACTTGCATCTTCCATCTGTTCGCATATCGCAACTTTATAGCCTTTTTCAATCAGACGCTGTATGTAATTGTCAGCCGAATGATAAGGTACACCACACATCGGAATTTTATCATCCGTGCCTCCGTTGCGTGCGGTCAGCGTGATCTCAAGTTCACGGGAAGCATTAATCGCATCCTCGAA
This Paenibacillus xylanexedens DNA region includes the following protein-coding sequences:
- the mutS gene encoding DNA mismatch repair protein MutS, encoding MAQYTPMIQQYLQVKAEAQDAFLFFRLGDFYELFFEDAINASRELEITLTARNGGTDDKIPMCGVPYHSADNYIQRLIEKGYKVAICEQMEDASVTKGMVRREIVRVVTPGTVMEGKTLGDKSNNYMVCLTGNQNTLALAACDLSTGELYVTSVPYSKEWLKDEIGIYEPSELVGDAALLETVEAEASPIGRPVVYTSWTKNKEDLVRQQFGEAVWARLEPERQACIARLFSYLSETQKRSLGQLTQISTYEPDHYMILDPFTRRNLELVETVRERSKKGSLLWLLDRTETSMGARMLRRWVDKPLLQKGKINERLEAVDTLYNQFILREDLRTELKDIYDLERLVGRIAFGNANGRDLNALKSSLEKIPGLRQHCAGSSSATLQHIAETMDDCNDLREAIGQAIVDEPPVSVRDGGLIREGYHERLDELREASVNGKQWIAELEAREREATGIRSLKIGYNKVFGYYIEITKSNLSSLPEGRYERKQTLANAERYITPELKEKETLILEAQDKMVDIEYGLFAELRERLNKEIARLQKLAEQVAEIDVYQSFAVISAERNFVRPTLTDGYDLVVEEGRHPVVEAVMRDGAFIANYTAMTKEEARILLITGPNMAGKSTYMRQVALISILAQVGCFVPAGQAEVPIMDRIFTRIGAADDLIGGQSTFMVEMADIQVMTDKATPRSLIIIDELGRGTSTSEGMAIAQSVIEYVHDIIGCKALVSTHFHELAHLEESLDKLANYSMAVQESGDKVNFLRKLIAGAASSSYGIYCARLAGLPDSIIERANGLLHGFEHAAAQVAVGSEYIGNEKQEEGLKLKGGEFQHTDSAPLIREHENVESTDHTVSIEDSVGKQHAKKSNSSKVQSSASQSDVVQLSIFGDDEPSMATKPDVVAVDKPAREFIRTMKDIDVMNMTPLQAMQILNDLKLKAQQLS